The Elephas maximus indicus isolate mEleMax1 chromosome 6, mEleMax1 primary haplotype, whole genome shotgun sequence genomic sequence gtgggattgctggatcatatggtagttctatttctagctttttaaggaagtgccaaatcgatttccaaagtggttgtaccatttgacattcccactagcagtgtataagtgttccaatctgtctacagcctctccaacgtttattcttttgtgttttttggattaatgccagccttgttggaatgagatgaaatctcattgtagttttgagctgcatttctctaatggctaatgatcgtgaacatttcctcatatatttgttagctacctgaatgtcttctttagtggtttattcataccttttgcccattttttaattgggttatttgtctttttgcagttgagtttttgcagtatcatgtagattttagagatcaggtgctgatcagaaatgtcatagataaaaacttcttcccagtctgtaggtagtctttttattcttttggtgaactctttggatgagcataggtgtttgatttttaggagctcccagttatctagtttttcttctgcattgttagtaatgttttgtatactgtttatgccatgtattagggctcctaccattgtccctattttttcttccatgatctttaccgttttagattttatatttaggtctttgatccattttgagttagtttttgtgcatggagtgaggtatgggtcttgttccattttttttgcagatggatatccagttatgccagcaccatttgttaaaaagactgtcttttccccatttaactgttctggggcctttgtcaaatattaactgctcacatgtggatggatttatgtctggattctcaattctgttccattggtccttgtatctgttgttgtaccagtaccaggctgttttgactactgtggaggtataataggttctaaaatcaggtaaagtaaggcctcccattttgttcttctttttcagaaatgccttatttatccggggcctctttcccttccatatgaatttggtgatttgtttctccatctctttaaagaatgtcgttgggatttggatcggaattgcattaaatgtatagatcggttttggcagaatagacattattataatgttaagtcttcctatccacgagcaaggtatgttcttccacttaagtaagtctcttttgttttcttgcagaagtgtactgtagttttctttgtataagtcttttacatctctggtaagatttattcctaagtatttcatcttctcgggggctactataaatggcattgatttggtgatttcctctttgatgttcttttcgttggtgtagaggaatccaactgatttttgtatgtttatcttgtatcccgatactctgctgaactcttctattagtttcagtagttttctggaggattccttagggttttctgtgtataagatcatgtcatctgcaaatagagatacttttacttctcccttgccaatctagatgccctttatttctttatctagcctaattgccctggctgggacttccagcacaatgttgaataagggtggtgataaagggtatccttgtctggttcccgattgcagtgggaatgttttctggctctctccatttagggtgatgttggctgttagctttgtataaatgccctttattatgtcgaggaattttccttctattcctattttgctaagagtttttatcatgaatgagtgttgaactttgtcaaatgctttttcttcatcagctgataaaatcatgtggttcttttgttttatttatgtggtggattacattaattgtttttctaacgttgaaccatccctgtgtacctggtatgaatcccacttggtcatgatgaattatttttttgatacgttgttgaattctattggctagaattttgttgaggatttttgcacctatattcatgagggatataggtctataattttcttttcttgtggtgtctttacctggttttggtatcagggatatggtggcttcatagaatgagtttggtagtattccatccttttctatgctctgaaatacctttagtagtagtggtgttaactcttctctgaaagtttggtagaactctgcagtgaagccatccagaccgtttttttttgttgttgttgttgggagtttttggattaccttttcaatctcttcttttgttatgggtctagttAGTTtaacctctgtgttagtttaggtaggtagtgtgtttctaggaatcatccatttattctaggtttcaaatttgtttgagtatagtttttcatagtaatctgattcttttaatttcagttgggtctgttgtaatatcgcccatctcatttcttattcgggttatttgtttcctctcctgtttttcttttgtcagtttggccagtagtttatcaattttgttgattttttcaaagaaccaacttttggtcttgttaattctttcaattgtttttctgttttctatttcatttagttctgctctgatttttattatttgttttcttctggtgcctgagggtttcttttgttgctctctttctatttgttcaagttgtagagataattctttgattttggccctttcttctttttggatgtgtgcatttattgatataaattggcctgtgagcaccgcttttgctgtttccaaaggttctgataggaagtgttttcattctcattgtattctctgaatttcttccatccttaatgccttctataatctagtcttttttgagcagggtattgctcagtttccaagtgtttggtttcttttccctgcttttcctgttattgatttccacttttatggccttatggtcagagaagatgctttgtaatatttcagtgttttggattctgctaaggcttgctttatgacctaatacgtggtctattctagagaatgttccatgtctactagaaaagaaagtatagttggttgctgttgggtggagtgttctgtgtatgtctatgaggtcaagttggttgattgtggcatttagatcttctgtgacatctgctttttaacactttaaagaggtcttttacagcagatttgcctaatgcaatatgtcgtttgatttcttgactgctatttccatgggcattgattgtggatccaagtatataCACATCCccaaattgccccatagggttttgacaagtctcctttgctttcttcaagcaagattgtgtcatctgcatatcacaggttgttaatgagtcttccaccaaccctcttgtcacattcttcttcatatagtccagcttctcagattatttgctcagcatacagattgaataagtatgctgaaaggatgcaacactgacacagatctttcttgattttaaaccatgcagtatccccttgctctgtttgaacacctGCCTCAGTCtgggtacaggttccacatgagcacaattaagaattctagaattcccattcttcacaacattttccatgatttgttatgatccacccactTGAATGCCCTtgaatagacaataaaacacaggtaaacatctttctggtattctctgtttcagtcaagaatcaaatctgacttcagcaatgatatccctcattccacatcctcttctgaatccaacttgaatttctggcagttccctgttgatgtactgctgcaactgcttttgaaagatcttcagcaaaatttcacttgcgtgtgtgacatctaggtcaattggcataacaaagtttattaagaaaatgttctacatcccactttgttgagtgctgtctggggtcttaaaagtttgtgagcgaccatctaagatgtattAATTGGTCCcttcccacttggagcaaaggagaatgaaagaaaaccaaagacacagggaaaacattagcccaagagactaaaggaccacatgaaccagagactctaccagcatgagaccagaactacatggttcctggctaccaccaatgaccgccctgacagggaacacaacagagagtccctgatggagcaggagaaaagtgtggagcagaatttaaattcacgtaaaaagaccagacttaatggtctgacagagatgggaggaatccccaaaactatggccccccagGTGCACCATTAAcctaaaactgaaaccattcccgaaggccatgcttcaaagattagacagaagtataaaacaaaacataatacacactaggagtgtgcttcttagttcaatcagatacatgagaccaaatgggtggctcctgtccagaggcaggatgagaaggcaggaagggacaggaactggttgcaGGGACACAGGGAACCAAGGGTGGAAAGAGGGGGTCTGCTGCCATATTGTGGGGAatacaactaatgtcacaaaacactatgcgtataaattttgtatgaaaaattaacttgagctgtaaattttcacttaaagctcaataaaaagaaaaaaaatcaagtccaaattaaaaaaaaaaaatctgttggaaTTTTAATTGGGGAATTACATTGAATCTATACAGCAATTTTAGGAGGAAATGCTGTTTTTAATCCAGTTTAATGAGTTTGTAATGAAAGTTATTCATTACTGTGCAATATCATTACATATATTTTCTCTGTCATTTGCAATTTACCTTTGTCCAGTGTTTTTTGCTTTGCAAAACTTTACTTTTATGAGGTAAAGTTTATCAACCTTTTCTTTTATAGCTTCTAGGATTTGTGTCATAAGATTAAAAacgtaatttaatttttaaaattctctaatGTTTTATTCTACCATCTATGGTTTCCTTAATGATTAAAATCCAAACATTTTAGTCTTTGGAATTTATATTATTATAAAGTATGGAGGTGCCTGTATTTTCATGGGAATGACTTGTgagttctatgtttttttttgccaattgcaCTTTCCCCCTCCCCACATGTATTTAAGTAagcatgtgtgatggttaagattgtgtgtcaacttggctgggccatgatggaGCCTGCTGTGAgtgtcaatcagttgaaagggagttttcttgggtgtgTAGTCtccatctgaatataagtggacattccggcttttgccctctctggatcctgcagctgcctcttgtttgttTGACCtcgggttcttgggacttgagctagcagcttgggattttgggattcatcaatcttcatagcctgtgagcaggagtcctactctccaacctgctgatgtTCAGTTTGCCAGCCCCAGCGGCtaggtgaatcaggagaagcctctatgctGACCCATGACTTGGGACATCCCAGCCTTGACAATTGAGCGAGCTGTTTCCTTGACACGtgtctctctgtatatacatatatttattctttactggttttgcttctttagagaacccagcctaagacagcactctatgctaattttttttacagcaaacgTGTAGGTATCCagctttccctttctcttttaagATTGCTAATCTATTGTCCCAACACCATCTGTTGAATTCATCTTTCCCTACTGATTTGAAATGCCACCATTATCATACACTAAATTCCTGTAAGTATTGGGGTTTATTTCTATAATTTCTCTTTGGTTCATTATTCATTTGTCATAGTATCACAGTCCAAGAGAAATAGAATGGGAGCCACAAATGCAAGCCACATGTAATGTAATTGATATAAAAactattaatgatatagtttacattctttttttttttcatactaagtcttcaaaatctggtGTGCATTTTATGCTGACAGCACATCTCAGTTTGAGCTAGCCACGTTTCAAATGTTTAATAgttacatgtggctagtggctacctcaaaagatttttgttgttgttaggtgccgttgaatcggttccaacttatagtgaccctacatacaacagaacgaaatgctgcccaggtctgtaccatcctcataattgttgttatgctggagcccagtgttgagattcttcctctttttcgctgaccctctactttaccaggcatgatgtccttctgcagggactgggccctcctgataacatgtccaaagtatgtgagatgaagtctcgctgttttgcttctaaggagcatactggctgtgcttcttccaagagaggtttgtttgttcttttggcagtccatggtatattcaacattcttcgacaacaccagaattcaaaggtgtcaattcttcggtcatccttattcattgtccagtttttgcttgcatatgaagcgattgaaaatactatggattgggtcaggtgcaccttagtcctcagaagtgacaactttgcttttcaacactttaaagctgtcttttgcagcagatttgcccaacgtaaaAGTTGTTTGaattcctgactgctgctcccatgggcgtttgattgtggatccaagtaaaattaaatccttgacgtCAATCATTAGATATTCATGTCATATCTTCCTTAGGGCAggtttgttgttggtttgttgttagttgatgcctactcatggtgaccccatgtatgcagagtagaacttcactgaTTTATTAGTAGGGTTTTCAATtatgtgacatttcagaagcagtccaccaggtctgtctcccaaggcatctctgggtgggttcaaactgccaatctttagggttagtagttgagtgcttcgCCATTTGTGCTTCCCAGGGACTCCCATTTCTTTGAGTAGCTCCCTCCTTTCCAgtactctgccctataaagtCCATCAGCCTCAGCATCCCAAACTCCAGTCTCTGTATCCTCAATTCAGTGCTCTGCTGGGGCTGCCTCCCTGAGCTGTGGGCCGGTACGTGTCTCCAGGCCGAGGGCTGGGTAATCATAAGGCTCTCCAGATTCATTTCCCTTCTCTGATGGATCCCAGTCTGTGCTGGAGGGAAGGGGGCAGTTTGATAGTAGGTAGTCCTGGTGGCCAGAAGCAGAAGTTCTATGTTAAACAAACAgggcaaacaaaaaacagtttttgGATTTATTAGTTTTAATAACTTGTTCTTTTATAATtacttttatctttattaattccttcttagtgtcttccttaattttgttattcttttcatttattttttatcagaataaatatttatggCTTTGAATTCTCTGAGAACTGCTTAAGCTCTTCCAACAGGAACAACATTTTTGTGGTCACTATTCTCTAGACAGTCTgcaattttggttttgatttcttctttaacaAATATTGTTTCAGAGATTTTCAAAATTCTTGAGCTAGTAGTTTTTTGTTTCAGCTttctaattaattttaattacatTGCATTGTAAATAATGTTATCCACATGgcttatagtttttaaaaattattgaaccTTTCTTTGTAGCTTAatgtatgttgttattaggtgcccttgagtcagttctgactcaaaggacCCTATAcgatagagcagaactgaccatagggtttccaaggagtggctggtggatttgaactgccactcttttggttagcagccaagctcttaaccactatgccaccagagctccaaaaatctaagggtccctgggtggggtaGTCACTGTGGTTTTACCACGGACCTTTGTATAAACAAGGTATTATTTACTTTTTAGGGTATAGGTTGTTGGCTGACTTGAAGAGAGTGAATGTTATCAATCTGAGCCTATAGAAtcaatataaatttataaaaatacgaTGTATATTTATGTGTGCTTTTACTTTGGATGCTGGTATCAGAGTTTATTGTAAAAGAAGGCTTCAtgctaaaataaatataaagccCACTGATCTAGGTGAGCCCAAAGGTTATCTAGATGGTGTAGAACGTTAAGTACAAATTTGTGTAGGCCTAGAGTGAACCCCAAGTAGAGATGAAATCAAGGGGAACCTATCtttcctctcatttcttattcgtttTTTCCCCCTCTACAAAATATACTAATAAAAAAATCCACCTTACACTAAACCTAGGCCAGGTGCTATCCCAGTTGTGTTATCAACAAGTGAGAGCACCTGGAGCAGGTTTTAATTGGTCttaagaaaagcaaagatggaatGAAAATCTAATTCTCTTGGACCTTAATTCAAAATGCATGCTTCCATCTCAGCTGTAAGGAAAGAATATTAATTAGCTTGATTCTCACCATTTGGCTATGTATTTATAATCTTTGTTCACACTTCGGGAAAGAAAAATTTGATGAAAGGAATCGGACAATAATGGAAATCTTGTCTGAGCAGAACAAACTGGAATTATCAAATATATTGCAGGATGGCTGCAGGGAGATGAGCAGCAGTGGGGCTGGTGACTGAAAATGCCCTTCTCCCCAGAATGCCGCTGTTCCGTCTGCCACACAGCCTTGCtctgcctgagtttgaatcctgcctcTTATCCTTTTGAATAGGGTCACTTAACCGCCTCCCTCAAATTCAatatcctcatttgtaaaacggaGATAATAATATCGACATTGCGGGGCTGGAAGGATTGAGAGACGAATTCTGTGAAAGCACCTGCACAGAGCAGTGGCTTGGAGAATGATGTGGAGGATGACGGGATGAGGAATGCCTCTGAGGTTCCCAGCTTGTGTACAGCTTTGACGGGAGAGAAGCTGGCAGGAgtaagggtgtgtgtgtatggtgctgGTGGGAGGGTAGACTTTCTTCTTCTCAACCACTCAGGGACAGCAAAGAACCAGGATCTTTTGCAGGGGAGTCAAATCAGGACTCCCATCTGGAGTCATGAAAAGCCCCAAGGGTCCATGCTGACCCAGCTGAGTGTAGGGGGACGGATAGAGTGCTGCCTTGGTTAGTACAGTGCATCCTTAAGGAAATGATTAGGAGTTTCCCATTCCACCAGGAGGTGAGTCAAATAGCACACATGAGGCGGGTTCCCCCTCCAGCAAGCATACTACTTTAGGCTTTTGTGTAGAGGTATCAGAGAGGGAGAAAATACCGTCCTTAGCTCTGGGAACTcataaaataacagaaagaacaaataGAGAATATAACTAGGACCACATAAGGAGCAAATTGTAAAGAGTCAATGGcttaccccccccccacccccatgatGTCAAAATCAAATATTCCCTCAGGTTGTCAGATCATGTGTCCAAGGCTGGGTTCAGAAAACACAGCTTCCATATCTCCATGTGCATTCATTCTTGACACATTTCCCGAGCACATACTGTGCTCCCAGAATTCCATCACATTTGGGAGTGTGGACTCAGGGCTGGGACAAACCTGGGTTGATTGTGAAGTCTCTCATTCACTCTCTTATGGCCTTGGGAAAGAACCATCCTGTAGACACTCTGGGCCCTTTATCTTTAAATGATCACATCACAGGGGGTCATTGTGATAAAGATGTTTTGAGCACAGGGCCTGACACGTAGTAGACCAAACAAgtggccatggagttgactctgactcatggtgaccccatgtgtgtcagagtaaaactgtggtccacagggttttcaatggctgattttggggaagcagatctccaggcctttctttccaggcacctctgagtgggttcaaaggAGCATTTATTCACCTGTTTTttgttacccagggactccttggcacATGATATGTACTTGTTAGTattaaacctgaaaaccaaaccctttactattgagtcaattctgactcatagcaaccctacacaaccgagtagaactgcctggtagggtttccaaggagcagctggtggagctgaattgccagccttttggttagcagccaaactcttaaccactgcgccaccaggtctgcATTGTTAGTATTGGGGATATATTTTGTTCCTTCCACCCAGTGGTTCTCAGTCTGGAGGGATTTCCCTCACAGGGCATATTTGGCCATTATCTGGAGACATTTGTGGTTGCCACAACTGTGTGTGTTTCTGCCAGTGGAGAtcagatgctgctaaacatcccgcAATGCACAGGTCAGTCCTCCTTCATTTCCTCCAATTTTGAAATTAGAAGATGAAAACGGACCCATTAGATTCTCTCCTCTCTCTGAGGAGGGAGAAAATGTTGCGGTCCCAATTCCGTTTTCTTCCGTGGCCTCTTAGGGACCTCGTGCCCTTCGGGCGGGGACGGGGGGCGCACTTCTCCACGCGCACCAGTTTGGGCAGGTTGTGCACCTTCTTCCATACACACTTCCCCAATTAAAGGCTTTCTGAAGTTCCACCGAGTGAAACTGAAAGACCGACCCCGCGCTTCCGGCTCCCTCTGGCGAGAATAGGTAGGACACCGGGACGTTTTGGGGGAAAGGCAGGGCTTTTGTGGGAATCCTAATTAGCCtgcttaaggagctctggtggcgcagcggttacgcgctcaaaaggtcgcagttcaaacccaccagccgctctgcaggagaaagatgtggcaatctgcttccgcaaAGTTTACAGCCTTCTACTCGGTCggatagggtcgctttgagtcggaatccactggaaggcAGTGGGTATTAGACTGCTTGGGGCcggcttcctgagacagcagGTCCAAGGAGCGCAGGAAACCACCCGAAGTGCCAGTCCCGAGGGAGGCCCACCTGGCCGGCTCCTCCAGGACAGCAGGCTGACCTGCGGGAGGCCCCTGGCGCCCTGCTCCGGCCGTCCCCAAACTGCCAAACTGGTGGAGGTCTCAGTTTTAAGGGGCCGATGGGCAGCTGCGGGAACCGAGAGGGAAGTTTGTCTTTCTCCAGCCTCAGCCCTGGGCTCCAAGCCCGGGAGCGCACTCCAGCTTCCCGGGTGCACTTCCCTGGGATGCTTGTCCCGCTCCGCGGTGGCCGCATAAGCGACGGGGGAGGTGGGCCACCCCTAGccccgggaaaaaaaaaaaaaaaaactccgaaCTGGAGCCAAAATCTGGTTTCGGGGATAATGACTTTGTGTTGAGTCAACCCTCCCCCGGACTGGGTCTGCAGCCGGCCGCAGAGCAGGGCCTGAGGTGGTTAATCATTAATCACTGACCACGCCGCCTTCCGCAGGGGCGGAGAGGGTGTTCCCGGAGGGTGGGCGGGGGCAGCAAATGCCAGACGGCTGGGAGGGAACCCGGGGCTGCGGCTCTCACTCCGGGCCTGGGAGATAAGAACTCTCTTCCTCCGCCCTCTGCCCgcctcactcactcacacacgcCCCAAAACTCCACCCTCAGGCGCCTCACTGAGCTGCTCCGGGAAGTTCCCATGAAAGCACCTGAAATATACTAAGTTCCCTTTTCCAGGTGAAATCGAGGGACAGAGCATCTTGCATCCATTCTGGTGAGTCGCAGCCAAGAACTTTGGGCTCctctgggaggaggaagggaagctGAGAAGGTCTCTGGACCTAGAGATTTGGCTCTCTTGCTCATGGCTTCACCTAGCGGCCACGGGGGTGACTGCGCCCATGTCATTGATCACAGCCATGTCCCAGAGTTTGAGGTGGCTATCTGGATCAAAATCACCCTGATCCTGGTGTACCTGGTCATCTTTGTGGCGGGCATCTTGGGGAACAGCATCACCATTCGGGTCACccaggtgctgcagaagaaaggctactTGCAGAAGGAGGTCACAGATCACATGGTGAGCCTGGCTTGCTCCGACATCTTGGTCTTCCTCATTGGCATGCCCATGGAGTTCTACAGCATCATCTGGAGCCCGCTGACCACGCCCAGCTACTCCCTGTCCTGTAAGCTTCACACGTTCCTCTTTGAGGCCTGTAGCTACGCCACGCTGCTGCACGTCCTGACGCTGAGCTTCGAGCGCTACGTTGCCATCTGCCACCCGTTCAGGTATAAGGCCGTGTCGGGGCCCTGCCAAGTGAAACTGCTGATTGGCTTCGTCTGGGTCACCTCCACCCTGGTGGCATTGCCCTTGCTTTTTGCTATGGGTATTGAGTACCCCCTGGTGAACGTGCCCAACCACAGGGGTCTCCCCTGCAACCGCTCCCTCACCCGCCCCCATGAGCGGCCCGAGACCTCCAACATGTCCATCTGTACCAACCTCTCCAGCCGCTGGACGGTGTTCCAGTCCAGCATCTTCGGCGCCTTCGTCGTCTACCTGGTGGTCCTGGTCTCTGTGGCCTTCATGTGCTGGAACATGATGAAGGTGCTCACGAGGAGCAAGCAGGGCACGCTGGCCGGGAAGGGGCAGCAGCCGCAGCTGAGGAAGTCGGAGAGCGAGGAGAGCAGGACGGCCAGGAGGCAGACCA encodes the following:
- the GPR39 gene encoding G-protein coupled receptor 39, with translation MASPSGHGGDCAHVIDHSHVPEFEVAIWIKITLILVYLVIFVAGILGNSITIRVTQVLQKKGYLQKEVTDHMVSLACSDILVFLIGMPMEFYSIIWSPLTTPSYSLSCKLHTFLFEACSYATLLHVLTLSFERYVAICHPFRYKAVSGPCQVKLLIGFVWVTSTLVALPLLFAMGIEYPLVNVPNHRGLPCNRSLTRPHERPETSNMSICTNLSSRWTVFQSSIFGAFVVYLVVLVSVAFMCWNMMKVLTRSKQGTLAGKGQQPQLRKSESEESRTARRQTIIFLRLIVVTLAVCWMPNQIRRILAAAKPKQDWTKAYFRAYMILLPFADTFFYLSSVVNPLLYNVSSQQFRSVFVQVLRCHLTLQHANHERRLRAPADSARSARPLIFTSSWRHSSARRTNKVFLTTFQSEAKADPKPPQLSLNSLEPSSETQPAEAAAEANSTAENGLQEHEV